Proteins encoded by one window of Haladaptatus sp. ZSTT2:
- a CDS encoding SDR family NAD(P)-dependent oxidoreductase — translation MTRLQDRVALVTGASSGIGNAIATTFGREGAKVVLADVRKEPKLEDERSVFDKLDELDATYTYVETDVTTPESVEKAVEAAVSEFGGLDILVNNAGIYYQYAVGETPLEEWDQIMDVNLRGLFLCCKAALPELERSEHAKIINLSSIYGLVGGKGSGAYCASKGAVSNLTRQMALDYAADEINVNALAPGIIKTAQNAEWRETDPELLADWQAATPWPRFGEPEDVANAALFLASDESDFVTGTVLSVDGGWTAR, via the coding sequence ATGACACGGCTACAAGACCGAGTCGCACTCGTCACTGGGGCAAGCTCAGGTATCGGCAATGCAATCGCAACCACCTTCGGCAGAGAAGGCGCGAAGGTTGTACTCGCTGACGTTCGCAAAGAGCCAAAACTCGAAGACGAACGCTCGGTGTTCGACAAACTAGATGAACTCGATGCGACCTACACCTATGTGGAAACGGACGTGACGACTCCCGAATCAGTCGAGAAGGCAGTCGAAGCGGCTGTCAGTGAGTTCGGCGGCCTCGACATTCTCGTCAACAACGCGGGTATCTACTACCAGTACGCGGTGGGTGAAACGCCGCTCGAAGAATGGGACCAAATCATGGACGTGAACCTCAGAGGGCTGTTTCTGTGCTGTAAAGCCGCCCTCCCCGAACTCGAACGCTCGGAACACGCGAAAATCATCAATCTCTCTTCGATCTACGGGTTGGTCGGTGGGAAAGGCAGTGGGGCCTACTGCGCCTCGAAAGGCGCGGTGTCGAACCTCACCCGCCAGATGGCGCTCGATTACGCCGCAGACGAAATCAACGTAAACGCGCTCGCACCCGGTATCATCAAAACTGCCCAGAACGCCGAGTGGCGTGAGACAGACCCAGAGTTGCTCGCAGACTGGCAGGCGGCCACGCCGTGGCCGCGCTTTGGCGAACCGGAAGACGTGGCGAACGCCGCGCTGTTTCTCGCAAGCGACGAGAGCGACTTCGTGACCGGCACCGTCCTGAGCGTCGATGGCGGCTGGACGGCGAGGTGA
- a CDS encoding substrate-binding domain-containing protein — MPNGINRRNFMVRAGAVSGALALAGCTGGGGDGDGNGGGDGNGGGGGSTDDGSRPIKWMGPAWAVRDGQAEKYKEITGTDIETTTADIPTTQQKLLSGDRANFDAFSIDSSGAGALTKDNDASLSVPKDALDKWDEEKITELFTNPGERVSYLGAQTDTMLDELWADDEKTELRFPPHVYNFDAIGLNPKLVDESSITKWSALFDEQYKGKVAMGATSAISIPEALMHLMDNNMIEGEVGDLNDPSEDQLDAAVDFLIKQKQGGQFRSTWVAYGNSVNLMSSEEAVIGDIWQPACLDVRRAGTPCTYATMEDGIQGYRYWFGGIAPLNPGAKDRNNVDEVHQLINDVHYGAWFPGFIQGWGYSVPHYPNKELVRDGEDDSGQGMGPEYYDWAYEGKATYESVDEPGLFDPQKYEWSMEEGSPASDGQVRNSGPVEERIDRIGFFQIWPSNADYMLERWKEFTSA, encoded by the coding sequence ATGCCAAATGGTATCAATAGGCGCAACTTCATGGTTCGCGCTGGCGCAGTCTCGGGAGCACTCGCATTAGCTGGGTGTACCGGAGGCGGAGGAGACGGCGATGGTAACGGCGGCGGCGACGGAAACGGCGGCGGTGGCGGTTCCACCGACGACGGCTCTCGCCCGATTAAATGGATGGGGCCGGCCTGGGCAGTCCGGGACGGCCAAGCGGAAAAATACAAGGAGATCACTGGAACCGATATCGAGACAACGACGGCGGACATTCCAACGACACAGCAGAAACTACTGAGCGGTGACCGGGCGAACTTCGACGCCTTTTCGATTGACTCCTCCGGTGCAGGAGCACTCACGAAAGACAACGACGCGAGTCTGTCCGTTCCGAAAGACGCGCTCGATAAGTGGGACGAAGAGAAGATTACTGAACTGTTCACCAACCCCGGCGAGCGTGTGAGTTACCTCGGCGCACAGACCGACACGATGCTCGATGAGCTGTGGGCAGACGATGAAAAGACCGAGCTTCGGTTCCCACCACACGTCTACAACTTCGACGCCATTGGCCTCAACCCGAAACTGGTCGATGAGAGTTCGATTACGAAGTGGAGTGCGTTATTCGACGAACAGTACAAGGGGAAGGTTGCGATGGGCGCAACCTCAGCAATCAGCATCCCTGAAGCGCTGATGCACCTCATGGACAACAACATGATTGAGGGTGAAGTTGGCGACTTAAACGACCCGTCCGAAGACCAACTCGACGCAGCAGTTGACTTCCTCATCAAGCAAAAACAGGGCGGCCAGTTCCGCTCGACGTGGGTTGCCTACGGCAACTCCGTGAACCTGATGTCCAGTGAAGAGGCCGTCATCGGTGACATCTGGCAACCCGCCTGTCTCGACGTTCGCCGTGCCGGGACGCCGTGTACCTACGCGACGATGGAAGACGGTATCCAGGGCTACCGCTACTGGTTCGGCGGCATTGCCCCGCTCAACCCCGGCGCAAAAGACCGGAACAACGTCGACGAAGTGCACCAACTCATCAACGACGTGCACTACGGCGCATGGTTCCCCGGCTTCATTCAGGGCTGGGGCTACTCGGTGCCACACTACCCGAACAAGGAACTCGTCCGCGACGGCGAAGACGATTCCGGACAGGGAATGGGTCCCGAGTACTACGACTGGGCGTACGAAGGAAAGGCGACCTACGAGTCCGTGGACGAACCCGGCCTGTTCGACCCACAGAAGTACGAATGGTCGATGGAAGAAGGCTCGCCAGCCTCCGATGGACAGGTCCGCAACAGTGGCCCGGTCGAAGAGCGGATCGACCGCATTGGCTTCTTCCAGATCTGGCCAAGCAACGCAGACTACATGCTCGAACGCTGGAAAGAGTTCACGAGCGCGTAA
- a CDS encoding ABC transporter permease codes for MSSETTDQVVKQKQSLPERIRRNGIGEVQLLVGPTILWFTLFLLAPLVVILYYSFLTYSSFSVEHTFTLAAWEAVFQPTIYSVFASSLVIGILVTALTLIVGYPLAYYMRFYMSQNGGILLLLFLVIPFWTSAVIRTIGWYPILGRTGVVNKLLVSWGLIDAPLGFLLFSPFSQTAGYVAAFVVFMASPIYISLAQIDEDLLDASETLRGNPLDTFRHITLPLSMPGVIIGVIFVFVLSIGDFTVPQFLSGGTGTITTLIYLSVNNGLNYPDAAALSITLLLIIFSIVYLLTRYVDITDIAQN; via the coding sequence ATGAGTTCGGAAACGACAGACCAAGTTGTCAAGCAAAAGCAAAGCCTCCCAGAGAGAATTCGTCGGAACGGCATTGGCGAAGTCCAACTGCTGGTCGGCCCGACAATCCTCTGGTTTACGCTGTTCTTGCTCGCCCCACTCGTCGTCATTCTCTACTACAGCTTCCTCACCTATTCGAGTTTCAGCGTGGAACACACGTTCACGCTCGCGGCGTGGGAAGCCGTGTTCCAGCCAACGATTTACAGCGTGTTCGCGAGTTCGCTCGTGATTGGGATCCTCGTGACGGCGCTCACGCTCATCGTCGGCTACCCGCTTGCCTACTACATGCGGTTCTACATGAGCCAGAACGGCGGTATCCTACTGCTGTTGTTCCTCGTGATTCCGTTCTGGACCTCCGCGGTCATCCGCACGATTGGCTGGTACCCGATTCTGGGTCGCACGGGCGTCGTGAACAAGCTCCTCGTCTCGTGGGGCCTCATCGACGCTCCGCTCGGCTTCCTGCTGTTCTCGCCGTTCTCACAAACGGCGGGTTACGTCGCAGCGTTCGTCGTGTTCATGGCCTCCCCAATCTACATCTCGCTCGCGCAGATTGACGAAGACCTCCTCGACGCCTCGGAGACGCTCCGTGGCAACCCGCTCGACACGTTCCGGCACATCACCCTCCCACTGAGCATGCCCGGTGTAATCATCGGCGTCATCTTCGTGTTCGTCCTCTCCATCGGTGACTTCACCGTGCCCCAGTTCCTCTCGGGCGGGACGGGCACCATCACGACGCTCATCTACCTCTCGGTGAACAACGGGCTCAACTACCCGGACGCAGCGGCGCTCTCAATCACGCTGTTGCTCATCATCTTCTCCATCGTCTACCTGCTAACGCGCTACGTGGACATCACGGACATCGCGCAGAACTAA